The Chryseobacterium indologenes genomic sequence AGTATTTTTGGTTAGCAGTTCCGTAGAGTTCAAGCACTCTTTGGGCATCGTTTTTCTTTTTCGCTCTTAGGTAGCTTACAGAAATGTTCTTGTTGGTGTAGTAGCGTACAAGACTGTGGTAATCCTTAACCTCTTTGTACACACGGTCAATCACATCCATACGCTCTTTGTCATTCAGCGAAAGGCTTGATGAGGTTATAATCTGCTTCAATTCTTTCAGCAGTTCGGTACTTTCATTGAGCAGAGCCGAATAACCGTTGCCGATAGCGGTCAGTTCCTGCGGTGTGAAATTTGGATCGTTCATCATCTTACCGAAATTTTGCACATACATTTCGGAAACATCGCCCACCAACAAAACCGTTTGCTGCA encodes the following:
- a CDS encoding DUF4141 domain-containing protein is translated as MKKVLYLVCTALMLAVAPSAKAQWVVTDPANLASGIINSANEIVQTSSTVSNVIKNFNEVKKVYDQGKEYYDKLKAINNLVKDARKVQQTVLLVGDVSEMYVQNFGKMMNDPNFTPQELTAIGNGYSALLNESTELLKELKQIITSSSLSLNDKERMDVIDRVYKEVKDYHSLVRYYTNKNISVSYLRAKKKNDAQRVLELYGTANQKYW